One Huiozyma naganishii CBS 8797 chromosome 5, complete genome DNA segment encodes these proteins:
- the FMO1 gene encoding N,N-dimethylaniline monooxygenase (similar to Saccharomyces cerevisiae FMO1 (YHR176W); ancestral locus Anc_5.60): MTITEVKKLAIIGGGPGGLASARVFLKNARSFSEIHLYVSDERVGGLWYVPEGHQKGRVMYDHLETNLTKPLMQFSGFPFKEEVSEYPKRLDVYNYLQDYFTRFIAGQSPVQIHWTTPVESVLKESGKWSVRTSQGEVAEFDNVIVATGHFSKPYIPRGVRGLEDWFAHKAAIHARDFQNAEFSRDKTVVVIGNASSGQDIVNQVSSVAKHVYHSVSAPSESDYIYAGDPVIEQVGKIASVDLNSRSVTLEDGTVISGVDYLVYATGYLYNFPLLPAEWQQRLLVDEGRAVHGLWGHISPPEDPSIAFVLIPQLIIPFPLAELQAALIVHIFEGTISPQEQAPGPFDSSVVLDNLKDVAYYRWLQEQLDAANGRSASVSDPVRAHFEPVWWDAHHESLRASSSADKRRRNDVLHDHTLQLRSQGKSYTNQ; encoded by the coding sequence ATGACTATTACTGAGGTTAAGAAGTTGGCGATTATTGGAGGCGGGCCTGGAGGGTTGGCGTCCGCGAGGgtgtttttgaagaatgcCAGGAGTTTCAGCGAGATCCACTTGTACGTCAGCGACGAGCGGGTCGGTGGGCTATGGTACGTCCCCGAGGGTCACCAGAAGGGGAGGGTGATGTACGACCATTTGGAGACGAATTTGACCAAACCATTGATGCAATTCAGCGGGTTCCCCTTTAAAGAGGAGGTGAGCGAGTACCCGAAACGGTTGGACGTTTACAACTACTTGCAAGATTATTTCACGCGGTTTATTGCCGGCCAGTCGCCGGTCCAAATCCACTGGACTACACCCGTGGAGTCTGTCCTGAAGGAGTCTGGGAAGTGGTCTGTGCGGACTTCGCAGGGCGAAGTGGCTGAGTTTGATAATGTAATCGTGGCCACGGGCCACTTCAGTAAACCGTACATCCCTCGCGGGGTCAGGGGCCTCGAGGACTGGTTTGCGCACAAGGCAGCGATACATGCGCGTGATTTCCAGAACGCAGAGTTTAGCAGGGACAAGACCGTGGTCGTTATAGGGAACGCAAGTTCTGGCCAGGATATTGTGAACCAAGTCTCTTCAGTGGCCAAACATGTCTACCACAGTGTCAGTGCGCCCTCTGAGAGCGACTACATCTACGCTGGGGATCCAGTGATTGAACAAGTCGGGAAGATTGCTTCTGTGGATCTCAATTCGCGGTCAGTGACGTTGGAGGATGGGACTGTGATCTCAGGCGTGGACTACCTCGTGTATGCTACTGGATATCTGTACAATTTCCCGCTGTTGCCCGCCGAATGGCAACAACGGTTGCTTGTGGACGAGGGCAGGGCCGTACACGGTCTATGGGGGCACATCTCACCCCCCGAGGACCCAAGCATTGCGTTCGTTTTGATCCCTCAGCTGATTATCCCGTTCCCTCTTGCCGAGTTGCAAGCAGCACTGATCGTGCACATCTTTGAGGGGACAATATCCCCGCAAGAACAGGCCCCGGGCCCCTTCGATTCTAGCGTCGTGTTGGACAATTTGAAGGACGTGGCTTACTACCGGTGGCTCCAGGAACAGCTCGACGCAGCGAACGGCAGGTCCGCGTCTGTGTCGGACCCTGTGAGAGCACACTTTGAGCCCGTGTGGTGGGACGCGCACCACGAGTCTCTGCGTGCGAGCAGCAGCGCTGACAAGAGACGCAGAAACGACGTACTGCACGACCACACTTTACAGCTGCGGTCCCAGGGCAAATCCTACACGAACCAGTGA
- the CTR2 gene encoding low-affinity Cu transporter (similar to Saccharomyces cerevisiae CTR2 (YHR175W); ancestral locus Anc_5.61) — protein MPHEMPEGSCSMNMSFTWSYMNTCVIFHWWRITSLPGLLLSCLFLVQFSVLYEYMKYRLRSKNSRMARNKGRRSVFYGVQVGFSFLLMLVFMTYNGWLMLSVVVGAILGHYYFEPQQLESSGPLLGENSLACH, from the coding sequence ATGCCACACGAGATGCCCGAGGGATCTTGCTCAATGAACATGTCCTTCACGTGGTCGTACATGAACACATGTGTGATCTTCCACTGGTGGAGAATCACTTCGCTGCCAGGGCTTCTGCTGAgctgtctcttcttggtGCAGTTCTCCGTTCTGTACGAGTACATGAAATACCGACTCAGAAGCAAGAACTCAAGGATGGCAAGGAACAAGGGCCGGAGAAGCGTTTTCTACGGTGTACAAGTTGGTTTTTCCTTCCTACTGATGCTTGTCTTCATGACGTACAACGGCTGGCTGATGCTCAGCGTCGTTGTGGGCGCAATCTTGGGACACTATTATTTCGAGCCACAGCAGCTGGAATCAAGCGGACCTTTGCTCGGGGAGAACTCTCTCGCGTGCCACTGA
- the OYE2 gene encoding NADPH dehydrogenase (similar to Saccharomyces cerevisiae OYE2 (YHR179W); ancestral locus Anc_5.58): protein MPFVKDFTPVALGDTNLFKPIKIGNSQLQHRCVLPPLTRMRAHHPGNVPNKDWAVEYYDQRSRRPGTMLITEGAFTCPQAGGYDNAPGIWSEEQVAQWKKIFAKIHENKSFVYVQLWVLGRQSYADTLARDGLRYDSASDNVYMDEEQKERALKSNNPQHGITKDEIKEYIKAYVHAAKNSIAAGADGVEIHSANGYLLNQFLDPISNHRIDEYGGSIENRARFTLEVVDALVDAIGADKVGIRFSPYGTFGTMSGGAECSIVAQYAYVVGELQKRANAGKPLAFIHLVEPRVTNPFLTEGEGEYHQGTNDFVYSIWKGPVIRAGNLALHPEEVKKLVEDDRTLIGYGRFWIANPDIVDRIEKGQPLNKYNRDAFYSMTSEGYLDYPTYDEAVKLGY, encoded by the coding sequence ATGCCTTTTGTTAAGGACTTCACTCCAGTTGCCCTAGGTGACACCAACCTGTTCAAGCCAATTAAGATTGGTAACAGCCAGCTGCAGCACAGATGTGTGTTGCCTCCTCTAACGAGAATGAGGGCTCACCACCCGGGGAACGTCCCCAACAAGGACTGGGCCGTCGAGTACTACGACCAACGTTCCAGGAGACCAGGCACCATGCTTATCACGGAAGGTGCCTTCACGTGCCCTCAAGCTGGTGGTTACGACAACGCTCCAGGTATTTGGTCCGAGGAGCAAGTTGCCCAATGGAAGAAGATCTTCGCCAAGATTCACGAAAACAAGTCCTTTGTGTACGTGCAACTATGGGTTTTGGGTAGACAGTCCTACGCTGACACTTTGGCCAGAGACGGCTTGAGATACGACTCCGCCTCGGACAACGTGTACATGGACGAGGAGCAAAAGGAGAGAGCTTTGAAATCCAACAACCCACAGCACGGTATTACCAAGGACGAGATCAAGGAGTACATCAAGGCCTACGTTCACGCAGCCAAGAACTCCATTGCCGCGGGCGCCGATGGTGTTGAAATCCACAGTGCCAACGGCTACCTACTAAACCAATTCTTGGACCCTATCTCGAACCACAGAATTGACGAGTACGGTGGATCGATCGAAAACAGAGCCAGATTCACACTGGAGGTCGTGGACGCCCTCGTGGACGCCATTGGCGCCGACAAAGTCGGTATCAGATTCTCCCCATACGGTACCTTCGGTACCATGTCCGGTGGTGCAGAATGTTCAATTGTTGCCCAATACGCCTACGTTGTCGGTGAATTGCAGAAGAGAGCAAATGCAGGGAAACCCCTGGCCTTCATCCACTTGGTCGAGCCTCGTGTCACCAACCCATTCTTGACTGAAGGTGAAGGTGAGTATCACCAAGGTACCAACGACTTTGTCTACTCCATCTGGAAAGGCCCTGTCATCAGAGCCGGTAACCTGGCCCTACACCCAGAAGAGGTCAAGAAACTAGTCGAAGACGACAGAACGTTGATCGGTTACGGTAGATTCTGGATTGCCAACCCTGATATCGTCGACCGTATCGAGAAGGGCCAGCCTCTAAACAAGTACAACAGGGACGCTTTCTACTCCATGACCTCAGAAGGTTACTTGGACTACCCAACCTACGACGAAGCCGTCAAGTTGGGCTACTAG
- the SCD5 gene encoding Scd5p (similar to Saccharomyces cerevisiae SCD5 (YOR329C); ancestral locus Anc_7.66), whose amino-acid sequence MSFDWLNVPGISVSGDNSEVRTNNSAAPPSVSFNFGQTIPTAKSKNNPFATSAQNHTPFSNNAGHDSNAFGLSQQMIPPAKQNNSDPQHQVVDGSGSDYRETPDDLKVPLSLSQTQLTHEEIRTYLRWYKYITMKTHGKMVRLIDIFKFLHNFTITEELKLRIMTIFRTCKNALNIGQFFAVLRLISVALTQGIKPTRRMILQKATVPKPRPILSSSSNAEVYEEVEDTVPDNGATDKGNGDPAKVDFDSFASLLLTGKSQGKRIRRRISNVVFKNKRVRFSENVTFQEAECAGEPSNANNEVESPEDDTSVVEGDLDLSLPMDQLLKLMAKKKQSNSSLVSKLPTEQQETEEEREVLKDMQDSLSHFKQIRGPDSASMFPPLYLNNISQGQPNSSQQPLESLQPLKPTSTGSTNHFMREEFNQQLNQEGLPQADGVLQPLKPTATGSANYLVRSHIGTSPVNSQQSIPSDVNRNQTAGSSNGPSLEPLKPTATGSANYLMKQQHVDLPTSNQVLSPNATGYGNQQAPVADQFMNFPRQQQQQQQQQPILSPQPTVQQPVLSPQPTMQQQQNQVHLPVLQPTGRPIPQSNIYNTNDLGVKSLSPQLPLSQQNTLGQAHLNPPLVQQNTFPIRSPPTQYAGFQPQPLHGNHLVVPRRESTNPSNNSSNLAQTGNVANTYFQSLLSHSPSPHQSTTNLPGSNINQNGSPSYQMSNQQQQPQQQQQQQLYSHNNGNMVPNAYNHSNLIPQQQQQQRPQEQMYGYSPMQNTGDFAHSPMNPQHMQQQQQQQHPQGINVNQYNTFGRPLASQKPLPTQQGSNSNNNNNTTNNDILGNYQALQQQVNSLQNTYR is encoded by the coding sequence ATGTCGTTTGACTGGCTGAATGTGCCAGGGATAAGTGTTAGTGGTGATAACTCAGAGGTCAGGACCAATAATTCTGCAGCACCTCCCTCGGTCTCGTTTAATTTTGGTCAGACCATCCCTACTGcaaagagcaagaacaaTCCATTCGCTACTTCAGCTCAGAATCACACGCCGTTTAGTAACAATGCAGGGCATGACTCCAACGCATTTGGGCTATCACAACAAATGATTCCTCCGGCAAAACAGAACAATAGTGATCCGCAACACCAGGTGGTTGATGGTTCAGGGAGCGACTATAGGGAGACCCCTGATGATTTGAAGGTTCCATTGTCACTTTCACAGACTCAGCTAACCCACGAGGAGATTAGAACTTATCTCAGGTGGTACAAGTATATCACTATGAAAACTCACGGCAAAATGGTCAGGTTAAttgatatcttcaaatttttgcATAACTTTACTATCACTGAGGAACTGAAATTAAGGATAATGACGATATTCAGGACTTGCAAAAATGCATTGAACATTGGACAGTTTTTCGCCGTTTTGAGATTGATTTCGGTCGCTTTGACACAAGGAATCAAACCGACAAGAAGAATGATTCTACAAAAAGCTACGGTACCGAAGCCAAGGCCTATATTgagtagcagcagcaacgcTGAGGTATATGAAGAAGTGGAAGATACGGTGCCTGATAATGGAGCTACAGATAAGGGAAATGGAGACCCAGCGAAAGTCGACTTTGACTCTTTTGCCTCTCTGCTATTAACGGGGAAATCACAAGGTAaaagaataagaagaaggataagCAACGTCGTatttaaaaataaaagagtCAGATTCTCTGAGAACGTCACTTTCCAGGAAGCGGAATGTGCAGGTGAACCCTCAAATGCTAATAACGAAGTTGAATCTCCTGAAGATGACACTTCTGTTGTGGAAGGTGACCTAGACCTCTCACTCCCTATGGACCAGCTACTCAAACTAATGGCTAAGAAGAAGCAAAGCAACAGCTCGCTCGTTTCCAAACTTCCTACTGagcaacaagaaacagaagaggagagagaagttttgaaggatatgCAAGATTCATTGTCTCATTTCAAGCAGATTAGGGGGCCGGACTCTGCATCTATGTTCCCCCCGCTCTACTTGAATAATATAAGTCAAGGGCAACCAAACAGTTCCCAGCAGCCTTTGGAATCCTTGCAGCCACTGAAGCCCACCAGTACAGGGTCAACCAACCATTTCATGCGTGAAGAATTCAACCAACAATTAAATCAAGAAGGTCTTCCTCAAGCTGATGGTGTTTTGCAGCCGTTGAAACCTACTGCAACTGGTTCTGCAAATTATCTGGTTCGTAGCCATATTGGAACAAGCCCTGTAAATAGCCAGCAGAGTATCCCCAGCGATGTTAATAGAAATCAAACGGCAGGCTCCTCCAATGGACCATCTTTAGAACCACTGAAGCCTACTGCTACAGGGTCGGCCAACTATTTGATGAAACAGCAACATGTTGATTTACCAACCAGTAATCAGGTATTGAGTCCAAATGCCACAGGCTATGGAAATCAACAAGCTCCAGTAGCTGATCAATTCATGAATTTTCctcgacaacaacaacaacagcagcagcagcagcccATTTTATCTCCGCAGCCTACAGTACAACAGCCCGTGTTGTCACCTCAACCTACAatgcagcagcaacagaatCAAGTGCATTTACCAGTGTTACAACCTACAGGCCGTCCGATACCGCAGTCTAATATTTACAATACCAATGATCTAGGGGTTAAGTCGCTCTCACCTCAGTTACCCCTGTCGCAGCAAAACACGTTGGGCCAAGCGCATTTGAACCCACCATTAGTTCAACAAAACACGTTTCCGATCCGCTCTCCACCCACTCAGTATGCGGGATTTCAACCTCAACCGTTGCACGGCAATCATTTAGTTGTTCCTCGGAGAGAGAGCACCAATCCATCGAATAATTCATCGAATCTGGCCCAGACGGGGAATGTGGCAAACACGTATTTTCAATCATTACTGTCTCATTCTCCCTCTCCTCATCAAAGTACGACGAACCTTCCAGGCAGTAATATCAACCAAAATGGATCCCCATCATATCAAATGTCAaatcagcagcagcagccacaacaacaacagcagcagcagctgtACTCGCACAATAATGGGAATATGGTTCCCAATGCATACAATCACAGTAACCTAAtcccacagcagcagcagcagcaaagaCCGCAAGAACAAATGTATGGATACTCGCCAATGCAAAATACAGGTGATTTTGCGCATAGCCCCATGAACCCCCAGCATatgcagcagcagcagcagcagcaacatcCGCAGGGTATTAATGTGAATCAGTACAATACCTTTGGTCGTCCACTGGCCTCTCAGAAGCCATTGCCAACACAACAgggcagcaacagcaacaacaacaacaacactaCGAATAACGATATTTTAGGAAATTACCAAGCTCTTCAGCAGCAGGTAAATTCTTTGCAAAACACTTATAGATAA
- the ENO2 gene encoding phosphopyruvate hydratase ENO2 (similar to Saccharomyces cerevisiae ENO1 (YGR254W) and ENO2 (YHR174W); ancestral locus Anc_5.62), producing the protein MAISKVYARSVYDSRGNPTVEVELTTDKGCFRAIVPSGASTGIHEALEMRDGDKSKWMGKGVLNAVNNVNSVIAPALVKANVDVKDQKAVDDFLLKLDGTANKSKLGANAILGVSLAAARAAAAEKNVPLYQHLADLSSAKTSPYVLPVPFLNVLNGGSHAGGALALQEFMIAPTGAKTFAEALRIGSEVYHNLKSLTKKRYGASAGNVGDEGGVAPNIQTAEEALDLIVDAIKAAGHDGKVEIGLDCASSEFFKDGKYDLDFKNPESDPSKWLTGPQLGDLYHSLMKKYPIISIEDPFAEDDWEAWSHFYKTAGIQIVADDLTVTNPVRIATAIEKKAANCLLLKVNQIGTLSESIKAAQDSFAADWGVMVSHRSGETEDVFIADLVVGLRTGQIKTGAPARSERLAKLNQILRIEEELGDKAIYAGAKFQHGDKL; encoded by the coding sequence ATGGCTATCTCGAAAGTTTACGCTAGGTCTGTCTACGACTCCCGTGGTAACCCAACTGTCGAAGTTGAATTGACCACCGACAAGGGCTGTTTCAGAGCCATTGTTCCATCTGGTGCCTCCACCGGTATCCACGAAGCTTTGGAAATGAGAGACGGTGACAAGTCCAAGTGGATGGGTAAGGGTGTTCTAAACGCCGTTAACAACGTCAACTCTGTCATTGCTCCAGCTTTGGTCAAGGCTAACGTCGACGTCAAGGACCAAAAGGCTGTTGACGacttcttgttgaagttggacGGTACTGCCAACAAGTCCAAGTTGGGTGCCAACGCCATCTTGGGTGTTTCTCTAGCTGCTGCCAGAGCCGCCGCTGCCGAGAAGAACGTCCCATTGTACCAACATTTGGCCGACTTGTCTTCTGCTAAGACTAGCCCATACGTTCTACCAGTTCCATTCTTGAACGTTTTGAACGGTGGTTCCCACGCCGGTGGTGCTCTAGCTTTGCAAGAGTTCATGATTGCTCCAACTGGTGCCAAGACCTTCGCCGAAGCTTTGAGAATCGGTTCCGAAGTCTACCACAACTTGAAGTCTTTGACCAAGAAGAGATACGGTGCTTCTGCCGGTAACGTCGGTGACGAAGGTGGTGTTGCTCCAAACATTCAAACTGCCGAAGAAGCTTTGGACTTGATCGTTGACGCCATCAAGGCCGCTGGCCACGACGGTAAGGTCGAAATCGGTTTGGACTGTGCCTCCTCCGAATTCTTCAAGGACGGTAAGTACGACTTGGACTTCAAGAACCCAGAATCCGACCCATCCAAGTGGTTGACTGGTCCTCAGCTAGGTGACCTATACCACTCcttgatgaagaagtacccAATCATCTCCATCGAAGATCCATTTGCCGAAGATGACTGGGAAGCCTGGTCTCACTTCTACAAGACCGCTGGTATCCAGATTGTCGCCGATGACTTGACTGTCACCAACCCAGTCAGAATTGCCACTGCCATCGAAAAGAAGGCCGCCAActgtttgttgttgaaggttAACCAAATCGGTACCTTGTCTGAATCCATCAAGGCCGCTCAAGACTCCTTCGCCGCCGACTGGGGTGTGATGGTTTCCCACAGATCTGGTGAAACCGAAGATGTCTTCATCGCTGACTTGGTTGTCGGTTTGAGAACTGGTCAAATCAAGACCGGTGCTCCAGCCAGATCCGAGAGATTGGCCAAGTTGAACCAAATCTTGAGAATCGAAGAGGAATTGGGTGACAAGGCCATCTACGCCGGTGCCAAGTTCCAACACGGTGACAAGTTGTAA
- the STB5 gene encoding Stb5p (similar to Saccharomyces cerevisiae STB5 (YHR178W); ancestral locus Anc_5.59) encodes MGTPLMEKRVEGYSCSRCRKLKKKCLREVPACSHCLRAEVVCHYPGRAPRRTKRELEEATRRGEGPRRKRGKPPLQFPDADAARSLEALHRPGSAPANPLSTSIGSDLSMQGRALPGSQVYENVSSLICALTNSIPDSDRPQVEGQDPATAAGTAQQQQNDKYADGSAESHILHKQADPPLSNILTGSTESTFETNKSALSSSYQTERHPLSDTTSPDSWPRNGQTKLETVPNQLPPFSISSPAFHPNSNLMAKHGNSMPPMLSQHDIFADQQHDLEKADSTPITAASIEIATVGNVFKGGRSSPCVNSNGSYKAIERALLDRFIAAYFRHNHRLFPMIDKIAFLNQISSIGEFNYELLCERFDSVFVFKVYMIMSIGCTTLRRAGMLLKDEEELSEHLAYLAMRNFCYVMNLQNMETIRCLLLLGIYSFFEPKGWSSWTISGIIMRLAIGLGLNRHIIAKKLKTIPVMELEARYRVFWSAYCFERLVATCLGRVSAIEDDDISIPFPQPLYDGEKEDIEVTRTMISLRRMGGRIYKQVHSVSVAKKNLSLVDKNKIISELREELDDVYEHEKEKMDRHNAEHKSSATSVISFHSSGIWLAMRYSQLMILLYRPSTLIPKPPIESLSVLGQFCLEAWKHTYTLYQKRLLPLNWITLFRTLTICNTILYCLCQWSIDLIESKIEIQQCVEILQHFGEKWVFASKCAEVFQNVSNTILDISLSDGKVPNMDKLTHELFGASDAYHDILDENNVDVSWVDRLT; translated from the coding sequence ATGGGCACGCCGCTGATGGAGAAGAGGGTTGAAGGTTACTCTTGCTCGCGGTGCAGGaagctgaagaagaagtgtCTGCGTGAGGTGCCCGCGTGCAGCCACTGTCTGAGGGCGGAGGTCGTGTGCCACTACCCTGGGCGGGCGCCGCGGCGGACGAAGAGGGAGCTGGAGGAGGCTACGAGGCGGGGCGAGGGTCCCCGAAGAAAGAGGGGCAAGCCGCCGTTGCAGTTCCCAGATGCGGATGCTGCAAGGTCGCTGGAGGCTCTGCACAGGCCCGGGTCCGCGCCGGCAAACCCGCTGTCGACGTCTATCGGCAGTGACTTATCGATGCAGGGGCGCGCGCTGCCAGGCAGTCAGGTGTACGAGAATGTATCCTCGCTGATCTGTGCGTTGACAAATTCTATACCGGATTCGGACAGGCCGCAGGTGGAGGGGCAGGACCCGGCGACGGCCGCAGGAACAgcacaacagcagcagaatGACAAGTACGCAGACGGTAGTGCAGAGTCGCATATTCTACACAAGCAGGCAGATCCGCCGCTCTCTAATATTCTTACTGGTTCCACAGAATCTACATTCGAAACTAATAAAAGTGCATTGTCGTCCTCGTACCAAACGGAGAGGCACCCGCTGAGCGACACGACGTCACCGGACAGTTGGCCACGCAATGGGCAGACGAAATTGGAAACCGTGCCCAACCAGTTACCGCCCTTTTCAATCTCGTCTCCAGCGTTCCACCCGAACAGCAACCTGATGGCGAAACATGGCAATAGCATGCCCCCGATGCTTTCCCAGCATGACATCTTTGCGGATCAGCAACATGACTTGGAGAAGGCGGACTCGACGCCCATTACTGCGGCGTCGATCGAGATCGCGACCGTGGGCAACGTGTTCAAGGGCGGCAGGTCGAGCCCCTGTGTGAACAGCAACGGCAGTTACAAAGCCATCGAGAGGGCGCTCCTAGATAGGTTCATCGCTGCTTACTTCCGGCACAACCACCGACTGTTCCCCATGATCGACAAGATCGCTTTCTTGAACCAGATTTCCTCGATAGGAGAGTTCAACTACGAACTCCTCTGCGAGCGGTTCGACAGTGTCTtcgtcttcaaagtgtacaTGATCATGTCCATCGGCTGCACCACTTTGCGAAGGGCAGGCATGCTTCTgaaggacgaggaggaactcAGTGAACACCTCGCGTACCTTGCCATGCGCAATTTCTGCTACGTCATGAACTTGCAGAACATGGAGACAATCAGGTGTTTGCTCCTACTGGGGATATACTCCTTCTTTGAACCGAAGGGATGGTCCTCTTGGACCATTAGCGGTATCATCATGCGGCTCGCAATAGGTCTTGGACTCAACAGGCACATCATCGctaagaaactgaagaCGATCCCAGTGATGGAACTCGAGGCACGGTACAGGGTTTTCTGGAGCGCGTACTGCTTCGAGCGACTCGTCGCGACGTGTCTCGGGAGGGTTTCTGCGatcgaggacgacgacatcAGCATACCGTTCCCGCAGCCACTGTACGATGGGGAGAAGGAGGATATCGAGGTGACTAGGACGATGATCTCGCTGAGGAGGATGGGCGGCCGTATATACAAGCAGGTTCATTCGGTGAGCGTCGCCAAAAAGAACCTGAGCCTCgtggacaagaacaagattaTTAGTGAGTTGAGAGAGGAGCTCGACGATGTCTACGAGCacgagaaggagaagatggATAGACACAACGCGGAACACAAGTCCAGCGCGACAAGTGTGATTTCGTTTCACAGTTCCGGGATCTGGCTCGCCATGCGGTACTCGCAGCTGATGATTCTGCTGTACCGTCCTTCGACGCTGATCCCGAAACCGCCAATCGAATCTCTGTCCGTGTTGGGGCAGTTTTGTCTCGAGGCCTGGAAGCACACGTACACGCTGTACCAGAAAAGGTTGCTGCCTCTCAACTGGATCACTTTATTCAGGACGCTCACCATTTGCAACACAATCCTCTACTGTCTTTGCCAGTGGAGCATCGATCTGATAGAGAGCAAGATCGAGATCCAGCAGTGTGTTGAGATCCTGCAACATTTTGGCGAGAAGTGGGTGTTCGCGAGCAAATGTGCGGAGGTGTTCCAGAACGTCAGCAACACCATCCTAGATATCAGCCTCAGCGACGGGAAGGTGCCCAATATGGACAAACTAACGCACGAACTGTTTGGCGCATCCGATGCATACCACGACATCCTAGACGAGAACAACGTGGACGTCTCCTGGGTGGACAGACTCACGTAA
- the KNAG0E00740 gene encoding uncharacterized protein has protein sequence MPEKGSQEKKHRIELRFRKCVCYIWLLCLRVTKATLTADEFWVIQDKSTPRNTAAHSCAALRYVRDAYTTLNRSFLALCVSLWASLSLSLSLSVLLCVCPSPQRNLMMMLMMMTMQQSVLPKRFLGKKKNQRDARRTSRRRTEFLSNCRKQEKKLLEVKIYIKGPRIFNIVVCGVF, from the coding sequence ATGCCAGAAAAAGGAAGtcaggaaaaaaaacaccGCATAGAGTTGAGATTTCGCAAGTGCGTGTGTTACATCTGGCTTCTTTGCTTGCGTGTCACAAAAGCCACTTTAACAGCAGATGAATTCTGGGTTATACAGGACAAAAGCACCCCTCGCAACACCGCAGCACACAGTTGTGCTGCGTTGCGTTATGTGCGCGACGCTTACACGACGCTAAACAGGTCGTTTCTCGCCCTTTGTGTCAGCCTCTGGgcttctctctctctctctctctctctctctgtaCTGCTCTGTGTGTGCCCCTCACCCCAGCGgaatttgatgatgatgctgatgatgatgacaaTGCAGCAGAGCGTGTTGCCGAAGAGGTTTctaggaaaaaaaaagaatcaGAGAGAcgcaagaagaacaagcagaagaagaaccgAGTTTTTATCAAATTGTAGgaagcaagaaaaaaaattgctaGAGGttaaaatatatataaagggACCTCGAATATTTAATATTGTTGTTTGTGGTGTCTTCTGA